In Humulus lupulus chromosome 6, drHumLupu1.1, whole genome shotgun sequence, a single genomic region encodes these proteins:
- the LOC133783260 gene encoding uncharacterized protein LOC133783260 isoform X6, producing the protein MPRKINTGVDYYDDFEDYDYDEYDYDGEENVEVVQSTPESKRPGIWSCSICTYDNEESMSACDICGVLRNPLPKKTANIIDLKTSKFSSAVIEVTAARNEQSSARKTDSLFSMKDKKNEVQKETVKIRGSANISDVSSDSFARGNHGSVGEASYKVSDTADVELVNKGMDSSSSSKPKSRQSNMDENINSSENRGKSESLASNVNNMTLDGRTGKSNNVNSRKAHSQMQYKPEKWMLPDQAKDTLIQLNLAIVGHVDSGKSTLSGRLLHLSGRISQKLMHKYEKEAKQQGKGSFAYAWALDESAEERERGITMTVAVAYFDSKKYHVVVLDSPGHKDFVPNMISGATQADAAILVIDASLGAFEAGMDTMKGQTREHAQLIRSFGVEQIIVAVNKMDIIGYSKDRFEFIKQQLGTFLRLCGFKDPCVFWIPLSVMENQNLVAAPSDARFSSWYRGPNLLDAIDSFQPPSRDFSKPLLMPICDVIKSASLGQVSACGKLEAGALRTGFKVLVMPSGEVGTVRSLERDSQACSIARAGDNVAVSLQGIDGSNVMAGGVLCHPDFPIFVAKHLEVKVLILDITTPILVGSQLEFHIHHVKEVARVVKILSLLDSKTGKVAKKAPRCLTAKQSAVVEVVLQGLVCVDEFSSCRALGRVFLRALGRTVAVGIVTRIIE; encoded by the exons ATGCCGCGCAAAATTAATACCGGAGTTGATTATTACGATGACTTTGAAGATTATGATTATGATGAATATGACTATGATGGAGAAGAGAATG TTGAAGTTGTACAGTCAACGCCAGAAAGTAAAAGGCCTGGGATTTGGAGTTGTTCAATTTGCACTTATGATAATGAAGAAAGTATGTCTGCTTGTGATATATGTGGGGTTCTTCGCAATCCTTTGCCCAAGAAAACAG ccaatattattgatttaAAGACATCAAAATTTTCTTCAGCTGTCATTGAGGTCACAGCTGCTCGTAATGAACAATCAAGTGCTCGAAAGACAGATAGCTTGTTCTCGATGAAGGATAAGAAGAATGAAGTACAGAAAGAGACAGTTAAAATAAGAGGAAGTGCTAACATTTCTGATGTCTCATCTGATTCTTTTGCGAGAGGTAACCACGGATCTGTGGGGGAGGCCAGTTACAAAGTAAGTGATACTGCTGATGTAGAATTGGTTAATAAAGGGATGGACAGTTCATCTTCTTCAAAACCAAAAAGCAGACAGAGTAACATGGATGAGAACATTAATTCTTCAGAGAATAGAGGCAAGTCAGAAAGTCTTGCCAGTAATGTAAATAACATGACTTTGGATGGTAGGACTGGAAAGTCAAATAATGTAAATTCTAGAAAGGCCCATTCACAGATGCAGTATAAACCTGAAAAGTGGATGCTTCCTGATCAAGCTAAAGACACACTGATTCAGTTGAATCTTGCCATC GTTGGTCATGTTGATTCAGGGAAATCAACACTCTCTGGAAGATTGCTACACCTTTCAGGTCGGATATCTCAAAAACTAATGCACAAATATGAAAAAGAGGCCAAGCAACAG GGCAAAGGGTCCTTTGCTTATGCTTGGGCATTGGATGAGAGTGCTGAAGAAAGGGAGAGGGGAATAACTATGACAGTGGCTGTTGCTTATTTTGATTCCAAGAAGTATCATGTTGTTGTGCTTGACTCCCCCGGTCACAAAGATTTTGTTCCAAACATGATCTCTGGAGCAACACAAGCTGATGCTGCAATTCTTGTAATAGATGCTTCGCTTGGTGCATTTGAAGCAGGCATGGACACTATGAAGGGGCAGACACGAGAGCATGCCCAGCTAATTAGAAGTTTTGGTGTTGAACAAATTATAGTTGCTGTTAACAAAATGGATATTATTGGATACTCCAAGGATCGGTTTGAGTTCATTAAACAACAGCTTGGGACGTTTCTCCGCCTTTGTGGGTTTAAAGATCCTTGTGTATTTTGGATTCCACTGAGTGTAATGGAAAATCAAAATTTGGTTGCGGCGCCATCTGATGCACGTTTCTCTTCCTG GTATCGAGGACCTAACTTGTTGGATGCAATTGATTCCTTCCAACCACCCTCAAGAGATTTCTCAAAACCTCTGCTCATGCCTATATGTGATGTCATCAAATCTGCTTCACTTGGGCAGGTTTCTGCCTGTGGTAAACTGGAAGCTGGAGCTCTTCGGACCGGCTTTAAG GTTCTGGTTATGCCTTCCGGAGAGGTAGGAACTGTGCGATCCTTAGAACGCGATTCTCAGGCTTGCTCAATTGCAAGAGCTGGAGACAATGTTGCAGTCAGTCTTCAAGGCATTGACGGAAGCAATGTGATGGCTGGTGGGGTGCTATGTCACCCTGATTTTCCAATTTTTGTAGCAAAACATTTAGAAGTGAAGGTTCTTATTTTGGATATTACAACTCCAATATTAGTTGGTTCTCAG TTGGAGTTTCACATACACCACGTGAAGGAGGTGGCTAGAGTTGTAAAGATACTGTCGCTGCTCGATTCAAAGACGGGCAAGGTGGCAAAGAAGGCCCCTCGTTGTCTTACTGCGAAACAGAGCGCTGTTGTTGAG GTGGTTTTGCAGGGACTAGTTTGTGTAGATGAATTCTCAAGTTGCAGAGCTCTTGGAAGGGTGTTTCTAAGAGCACTAGGACGAACTGTAGCTGTCGGTATAGTAACAAGAATTATTGAGTAG
- the LOC133783260 gene encoding uncharacterized protein LOC133783260 isoform X4 has translation MPRKINTGVDYYDDFEDYDYDEYDYDGEENVEVVQSTPESKRPGIWSCSICTYDNEESMSACDICGVLRNPLPKKTAPFKFDSPSPDDLVSYGLRSSKMGSKANIIDLKTSKFSSAVIEVTAARNEQSSARKTDSLFSMKDKKNEVQKETVKIRGSANISDVSSDSFARGNHGSVGEASYKVSDTADVELVNKGMDSSSSSKPKSRQSNMDENINSSENRGKSESLASNVNNMTLDGRTGKSNNVNSRKAHSQMQYKPEKWMLPDQAKDTLIQLNLAIVGHVDSGKSTLSGRLLHLSGRISQKLMHKYEKEAKQQGKGSFAYAWALDESAEERERGITMTVAVAYFDSKKYHVVVLDSPGHKDFVPNMISGATQADAAILVIDASLGAFEAGMDTMKGQTREHAQLIRSFGVEQIIVAVNKMDIIGYSKDRFEFIKQQLGTFLRLCGFKDPCVFWIPLSVMENQNLVAAPSDARFSSWYRGPNLLDAIDSFQPPSRDFSKPLLMPICDVIKSASLGQVSACGKLEAGALRTGFKVLVMPSGEVGTVRSLERDSQACSIARAGDNVAVSLQGIDGSNVMAGGVLCHPDFPIFVAKHLEVKVLILDITTPILVGSQLEFHIHHVKEVARVVKILSLLDSKTGKVAKKAPRCLTAKQSAVVEVVLQGLVCVDEFSSCRALGRVFLRALGRTVAVGIVTRIIE, from the exons ATGCCGCGCAAAATTAATACCGGAGTTGATTATTACGATGACTTTGAAGATTATGATTATGATGAATATGACTATGATGGAGAAGAGAATG TTGAAGTTGTACAGTCAACGCCAGAAAGTAAAAGGCCTGGGATTTGGAGTTGTTCAATTTGCACTTATGATAATGAAGAAAGTATGTCTGCTTGTGATATATGTGGGGTTCTTCGCAATCCTTTGCCCAAGAAAACAG CTCCTTTCAAGTTTGATAGTCCATCTCCAGATGATTTGGTTTCATATGGATTGCGTTCATCCAAAATGGGTTCCAAAG ccaatattattgatttaAAGACATCAAAATTTTCTTCAGCTGTCATTGAGGTCACAGCTGCTCGTAATGAACAATCAAGTGCTCGAAAGACAGATAGCTTGTTCTCGATGAAGGATAAGAAGAATGAAGTACAGAAAGAGACAGTTAAAATAAGAGGAAGTGCTAACATTTCTGATGTCTCATCTGATTCTTTTGCGAGAGGTAACCACGGATCTGTGGGGGAGGCCAGTTACAAAGTAAGTGATACTGCTGATGTAGAATTGGTTAATAAAGGGATGGACAGTTCATCTTCTTCAAAACCAAAAAGCAGACAGAGTAACATGGATGAGAACATTAATTCTTCAGAGAATAGAGGCAAGTCAGAAAGTCTTGCCAGTAATGTAAATAACATGACTTTGGATGGTAGGACTGGAAAGTCAAATAATGTAAATTCTAGAAAGGCCCATTCACAGATGCAGTATAAACCTGAAAAGTGGATGCTTCCTGATCAAGCTAAAGACACACTGATTCAGTTGAATCTTGCCATC GTTGGTCATGTTGATTCAGGGAAATCAACACTCTCTGGAAGATTGCTACACCTTTCAGGTCGGATATCTCAAAAACTAATGCACAAATATGAAAAAGAGGCCAAGCAACAG GGCAAAGGGTCCTTTGCTTATGCTTGGGCATTGGATGAGAGTGCTGAAGAAAGGGAGAGGGGAATAACTATGACAGTGGCTGTTGCTTATTTTGATTCCAAGAAGTATCATGTTGTTGTGCTTGACTCCCCCGGTCACAAAGATTTTGTTCCAAACATGATCTCTGGAGCAACACAAGCTGATGCTGCAATTCTTGTAATAGATGCTTCGCTTGGTGCATTTGAAGCAGGCATGGACACTATGAAGGGGCAGACACGAGAGCATGCCCAGCTAATTAGAAGTTTTGGTGTTGAACAAATTATAGTTGCTGTTAACAAAATGGATATTATTGGATACTCCAAGGATCGGTTTGAGTTCATTAAACAACAGCTTGGGACGTTTCTCCGCCTTTGTGGGTTTAAAGATCCTTGTGTATTTTGGATTCCACTGAGTGTAATGGAAAATCAAAATTTGGTTGCGGCGCCATCTGATGCACGTTTCTCTTCCTG GTATCGAGGACCTAACTTGTTGGATGCAATTGATTCCTTCCAACCACCCTCAAGAGATTTCTCAAAACCTCTGCTCATGCCTATATGTGATGTCATCAAATCTGCTTCACTTGGGCAGGTTTCTGCCTGTGGTAAACTGGAAGCTGGAGCTCTTCGGACCGGCTTTAAG GTTCTGGTTATGCCTTCCGGAGAGGTAGGAACTGTGCGATCCTTAGAACGCGATTCTCAGGCTTGCTCAATTGCAAGAGCTGGAGACAATGTTGCAGTCAGTCTTCAAGGCATTGACGGAAGCAATGTGATGGCTGGTGGGGTGCTATGTCACCCTGATTTTCCAATTTTTGTAGCAAAACATTTAGAAGTGAAGGTTCTTATTTTGGATATTACAACTCCAATATTAGTTGGTTCTCAG TTGGAGTTTCACATACACCACGTGAAGGAGGTGGCTAGAGTTGTAAAGATACTGTCGCTGCTCGATTCAAAGACGGGCAAGGTGGCAAAGAAGGCCCCTCGTTGTCTTACTGCGAAACAGAGCGCTGTTGTTGAG GTGGTTTTGCAGGGACTAGTTTGTGTAGATGAATTCTCAAGTTGCAGAGCTCTTGGAAGGGTGTTTCTAAGAGCACTAGGACGAACTGTAGCTGTCGGTATAGTAACAAGAATTATTGAGTAG
- the LOC133783260 gene encoding uncharacterized protein LOC133783260 isoform X7 codes for MPRKINTGVDYYDDFEDYDYDEYDYDGEENVEVVQSTPESKRPGIWSCSICTYDNEESMSACDICGVLRNPLPKKTAVIEVTAARNEQSSARKTDSLFSMKDKKNEVQKETVKIRGSANISDVSSDSFARGNHGSVGEASYKVSDTADVELVNKGMDSSSSSKPKSRQSNMDENINSSENRGKSESLASNVNNMTLDGRTGKSNNVNSRKAHSQMQYKPEKWMLPDQAKDTLIQLNLAIVGHVDSGKSTLSGRLLHLSGRISQKLMHKYEKEAKQQGKGSFAYAWALDESAEERERGITMTVAVAYFDSKKYHVVVLDSPGHKDFVPNMISGATQADAAILVIDASLGAFEAGMDTMKGQTREHAQLIRSFGVEQIIVAVNKMDIIGYSKDRFEFIKQQLGTFLRLCGFKDPCVFWIPLSVMENQNLVAAPSDARFSSWYRGPNLLDAIDSFQPPSRDFSKPLLMPICDVIKSASLGQVSACGKLEAGALRTGFKVLVMPSGEVGTVRSLERDSQACSIARAGDNVAVSLQGIDGSNVMAGGVLCHPDFPIFVAKHLEVKVLILDITTPILVGSQLEFHIHHVKEVARVVKILSLLDSKTGKVAKKAPRCLTAKQSAVVEVVLQGLVCVDEFSSCRALGRVFLRALGRTVAVGIVTRIIE; via the exons ATGCCGCGCAAAATTAATACCGGAGTTGATTATTACGATGACTTTGAAGATTATGATTATGATGAATATGACTATGATGGAGAAGAGAATG TTGAAGTTGTACAGTCAACGCCAGAAAGTAAAAGGCCTGGGATTTGGAGTTGTTCAATTTGCACTTATGATAATGAAGAAAGTATGTCTGCTTGTGATATATGTGGGGTTCTTCGCAATCCTTTGCCCAAGAAAACAG CTGTCATTGAGGTCACAGCTGCTCGTAATGAACAATCAAGTGCTCGAAAGACAGATAGCTTGTTCTCGATGAAGGATAAGAAGAATGAAGTACAGAAAGAGACAGTTAAAATAAGAGGAAGTGCTAACATTTCTGATGTCTCATCTGATTCTTTTGCGAGAGGTAACCACGGATCTGTGGGGGAGGCCAGTTACAAAGTAAGTGATACTGCTGATGTAGAATTGGTTAATAAAGGGATGGACAGTTCATCTTCTTCAAAACCAAAAAGCAGACAGAGTAACATGGATGAGAACATTAATTCTTCAGAGAATAGAGGCAAGTCAGAAAGTCTTGCCAGTAATGTAAATAACATGACTTTGGATGGTAGGACTGGAAAGTCAAATAATGTAAATTCTAGAAAGGCCCATTCACAGATGCAGTATAAACCTGAAAAGTGGATGCTTCCTGATCAAGCTAAAGACACACTGATTCAGTTGAATCTTGCCATC GTTGGTCATGTTGATTCAGGGAAATCAACACTCTCTGGAAGATTGCTACACCTTTCAGGTCGGATATCTCAAAAACTAATGCACAAATATGAAAAAGAGGCCAAGCAACAG GGCAAAGGGTCCTTTGCTTATGCTTGGGCATTGGATGAGAGTGCTGAAGAAAGGGAGAGGGGAATAACTATGACAGTGGCTGTTGCTTATTTTGATTCCAAGAAGTATCATGTTGTTGTGCTTGACTCCCCCGGTCACAAAGATTTTGTTCCAAACATGATCTCTGGAGCAACACAAGCTGATGCTGCAATTCTTGTAATAGATGCTTCGCTTGGTGCATTTGAAGCAGGCATGGACACTATGAAGGGGCAGACACGAGAGCATGCCCAGCTAATTAGAAGTTTTGGTGTTGAACAAATTATAGTTGCTGTTAACAAAATGGATATTATTGGATACTCCAAGGATCGGTTTGAGTTCATTAAACAACAGCTTGGGACGTTTCTCCGCCTTTGTGGGTTTAAAGATCCTTGTGTATTTTGGATTCCACTGAGTGTAATGGAAAATCAAAATTTGGTTGCGGCGCCATCTGATGCACGTTTCTCTTCCTG GTATCGAGGACCTAACTTGTTGGATGCAATTGATTCCTTCCAACCACCCTCAAGAGATTTCTCAAAACCTCTGCTCATGCCTATATGTGATGTCATCAAATCTGCTTCACTTGGGCAGGTTTCTGCCTGTGGTAAACTGGAAGCTGGAGCTCTTCGGACCGGCTTTAAG GTTCTGGTTATGCCTTCCGGAGAGGTAGGAACTGTGCGATCCTTAGAACGCGATTCTCAGGCTTGCTCAATTGCAAGAGCTGGAGACAATGTTGCAGTCAGTCTTCAAGGCATTGACGGAAGCAATGTGATGGCTGGTGGGGTGCTATGTCACCCTGATTTTCCAATTTTTGTAGCAAAACATTTAGAAGTGAAGGTTCTTATTTTGGATATTACAACTCCAATATTAGTTGGTTCTCAG TTGGAGTTTCACATACACCACGTGAAGGAGGTGGCTAGAGTTGTAAAGATACTGTCGCTGCTCGATTCAAAGACGGGCAAGGTGGCAAAGAAGGCCCCTCGTTGTCTTACTGCGAAACAGAGCGCTGTTGTTGAG GTGGTTTTGCAGGGACTAGTTTGTGTAGATGAATTCTCAAGTTGCAGAGCTCTTGGAAGGGTGTTTCTAAGAGCACTAGGACGAACTGTAGCTGTCGGTATAGTAACAAGAATTATTGAGTAG